The nucleotide sequence AGGATGACGCCCCGCTCGCGAGCGATGTCCTGCTCGTTGAAGATGGGGTTCAAAACCAGGTCGCTCAAGACGTCGAGAGCGACCGGGAGATGCTCATCCAGGACCTTGGCGTTGAAGCAGGTGCACTCCTTGGCGGTGAAAGCGTCCATCTGGCCGCCGAGGGAGTCGATTTGCCGGGCGATGTCTTCCGCAGTGCGGTTGCGTGTGCCCTTGAAGACCATGTGCTCGAGGAAGTGGGAGATTCCGTTGGCGGCAGCGTCCTCCTGGCGTGAGCCGGATTTCAGCCAGATGCCGATGGAGACGGAGCGAATGTGCGCCATCTGCTCAGTCACCACCAGCAGACCGTTGGGCAACACTTCGCGTCGGATGTTGCGTTTCTCCTCGGCCGTCATATCCGTACTCATTGTGGCACATGGGAGGGAAGACGTCATCGGGTCTAAGTCCATACCAGTCAATAGGCTATATGGACCTGACAAAGGTCTCCCAAGTCCCGGGTCGAGCAATTTCAGGGGAGCGAGCACCGGGCCTCTCCCACTGCTTGGATGCCGGTTCTTGGGGCCGAGACAAGAGCACGAAGTTAACCTCTTCAAGGTCAAGCACTTGTAGGCCTCTCCTAAAGAAGGGCAGGCCGGGACCGATCAGCCAAGCTAGCGGTAGATCAGCGTCGGAGGCCGGGGAGCGTGCTGGTCGAGCCAGCGGGCACCGCTGGCTGCGTCCGTAACTTCGCCTCGCAGCACTGCCAGAATCAACTCTGAAGTGGCAATCGCGTTGAACGGAGTCTGATAGTTCAGCCCAGGGGAGTCGCCGGCAGGCTTGAAGAGGAAAGGAATGTGGGCATCGGTCTCGGTGTTGAAGTCCACGTACCAGCGCAGAGCATGGTCCGCGGTAACCAGGACGGTGGTGTCTTTCCAAACGCCGGCCGCTTCCATGGCACGGCGCACTTCGCCCAGGGTGAGGTCCGCCAGCACCAGGTTATCCAGGTACCAGTCACGACGAATAGAGAACAGCGTATAGTCGCCGGTCCTGCGATCGTAAATGGGAGGCCGGTGCGGCACGTTCAAATGCACCAGAACCAGCCCGAGCGATTGATCGGCAGCAGCCCGGCAAGCACGCTCCACCTGGATACGGTGCTCCTCGCGATGCTCAAACCGCTTCTGAAGCGGGGACAAACCGTAGAGCTGGTGAGCCATGGCTTCGAGGATCGAAGGCCTGGCCTCAGGCGAGAAGGCTCCCGCCGCCTGCCAGACGCACTGTGTAAGAGCGGATCCAAAAACCCGGCAATAAGGGAAGAACCATCCAACCACCGCGGTGGTCACGCCCGCAGCCCGGGCACGAGCGAACAGGTTGGGTTGCGAACTCAGGGGAATATTAGGGGGCTTATCGGGCTGGAAGCTGACCAGGACCTCATCCGGACCGCTGGGCTGCAGTTTGAAGGTCTGTTTCCCGACGATCATGGAGGTCATGGCCTGCATGGTGGTGGTGCCTGCCTGGAAAGCGTTACTGGCGCAGAGCGAATCGGCGCAAAGGCGGTCGAATTCCGGGAGCTGCAAGCCTGGGGGCCGCTGATGGAAAGCCGTGCGACCGTCCAACTCGTCAAACACCAGCCATACCAGGCGGGGCCGGTTGACGCTTGACGCCGGCGGGGCAGCAAGCCCGGATTGTTGCCGGCGCACTTCCCTGGCCGGCTGCTTCCAGAGCTGCCACGCCGCCTGCGCCGAAGTGACTGGGACAAAAGCCAGCAACCAGAGCGCAAACAGCTCGGTGGCGTTCAACACGGGACGATGCCATCGTCGCATGACCGCTGCCGCGGCGAGCACGATCACGGCTCCGAGCAGCACCGTTTCGCGTGTGATTGGAATCTCGTCCAGCTGGCTTTCGTAATAGTGGAACAGCAACTGCAGAAAAGCTGCCACCGAGATCAGCGGCAGCCAGCGATGGAAGGCCAGCGCGGGGCGGTGCGGGAAGCGGCGCCCGATCCCCAGCAGAAAGAAGTACAAGAGAGTGAACAGCAGCACGTTCAAGAAGAGCGCGACAAAGTCGACCCAGGTCCAGGTGGGCATGAAGAACTTGTCGGCGTAGACGAGATTGTGCCAGGCGTCGAAGAAGGACAGATTCGCCAGCGACAGAGCCAGGGCCAAATCGCGCATGCGCAGGCTCGACATGCGGGTGATTATCGCATGTCGAAGATGGGAGACCGTGGGGCATGGTTTCTCTAAATAGGGAAAGCTAAGATAGCGAAGCAGGAGCGGAACAGGCTGCCGGCTCGCAAATGTCCATCGAAACCAGGAACCGTTATTTGCTGGGCCTTGACCTAGTGGAACTGACCGAGTTGGCACACGAGATCGGAGAGCCCGACTACCGAGCCCAGCAACTCTATGAGGCGCTCTACAGGCAGCGGCTAGCCAGCCTGGAGGAGGTGACTACGCTGCCGCGAAGCGTGCGCGAACGGCTGCAGCAGCGGGCGGTAGACGTGGGCCAGCCACGCATCAAGAAGAAGGTCACCGCGCAAGACGGCACCGTGCGGTACTTGATGGAGTTCGGCGACCGGCAGAGTGTGGAGACGGTATGGATGCCCGAGGGCGACGGAGGCGAGGCCGGAGACGGCAGTGAGGCCGGGGATGAATTGGAGAGCGAATCCGCGGCACAGGGCCGGCGCTGGCGGCGCGCCACCATCTGCCTGTCGAGCCAGGTAGGCTGCGCCGTGGATTGCCAATTCTGCCTGACCGCTCAATTGGGAATGCGACGCAACCTGACGGCCGGGGAGATGGTGGGGCAGGTACTGGTGGTGCTGGAAGATCAGGGTGTGGCGCGGGAGCGCGAACGCATCAACCTGGTGTTCATGGGGATGGGCGAGCCTTTCCTCAATTATGAGAGCTTCATCAAATCCGTGCGCCTGCTGGCGGAGGGGGTGGGAATCGCCGAGTCGCGCATGACTGTTTCTACTGCCGGAGTGGTACCGCGCATCCATGATCTGGGCAGGGAGCCGGTGCGGCCGAAACTGGCTATCTCCATCAATGCTTCCGATGACGAGCTGCGCACGCGGCTGATGCCCATCAATCGCAAGTGGAACCTGGAAGCGTTGCTGGCGGCGGCGCACGAGTTCCCGTTGCGGCCGCGGGAGCGGTTGACCTTTGAGTACGTGTTGCTGGAGGGCGTGAACGACCAGCCCCAGCATGCCCGGGAGCTGGCGGAGCGGTTGCGGGGATTGCGGGCCAAGGTGAACCTGATCGCGTTGAACCCGGGGCCGGGGCTCGCTTTTGTCACACCAGCCGAGGAGCGGGTACGGGAGTTCCAGCAGGTGCTGATCGCCGCCGGGCTACCCACGTTCGTCCGGCGGCCGAGAGGGCGTGAGATCTTTGCGGCGTGCGGGCAGTTGAAACGGACGGTCGAGTAGCGAGTACCGAGTACCCAGTATCGAGCACCCAGTACCGAGTACCCAGCACCCAGAGGGTACCTTCTTTGCGAGTCGGAACCCCGAAACCGGAGTCAAAAGCCCAGAGATCGAGGGCACTGCTGCGCGAGTATCGAGCCGAGGACTTCGAGACGCTGTGGCGGATCGATCAGGAGTGTTTTCCTACGGGCATCGCCTATCCGCGCGAAGAGCTGGCGCACTACCTGGGGCAGAAGAACGCGTTTGCCTTGGTGGCCGAGCAAGACGGCGGAATCGCGGGCTTCGTGGTGGCCGAGGTTCTGCGGCGGGGCGCGGGGCACATCATCACGCTCGATGTCCGCCAGGCGGCCCGGCGCGCGGGGCTGGGATCGCAACTGATGCTGGCAGCGGAGGAGCGGCTGCGGGCCGCTCCGTGCCACATGGTTTTCCTGGAGACGGCCGTGGACAACCTCGCCGCGCTCACTTTCTATAAGCGGCACGGCTATTCCGTGCTGCGGACGCTACCTCGCTACTATCCGGGAGGCCTCGACGGGCTGCGGATGGAGAAGCGGCTGGCCTAGTCTGCAACCCGGCGGTATGATGCCGCCGGGCGTGGTAGAGGCTGAAGATTGCTGCGGTTGAAACCGTTTCGCATCCTGAGGATCTTGAGCCTGGCGCTGGCGGCG is from Terriglobales bacterium and encodes:
- a CDS encoding N-acetyltransferase, whose product is MRVGTPKPESKAQRSRALLREYRAEDFETLWRIDQECFPTGIAYPREELAHYLGQKNAFALVAEQDGGIAGFVVAEVLRRGAGHIITLDVRQAARRAGLGSQLMLAAEERLRAAPCHMVFLETAVDNLAALTFYKRHGYSVLRTLPRYYPGGLDGLRMEKRLA
- a CDS encoding sulfatase-like hydrolase/transferase; its protein translation is MSSLRMRDLALALSLANLSFFDAWHNLVYADKFFMPTWTWVDFVALFLNVLLFTLLYFFLLGIGRRFPHRPALAFHRWLPLISVAAFLQLLFHYYESQLDEIPITRETVLLGAVIVLAAAAVMRRWHRPVLNATELFALWLLAFVPVTSAQAAWQLWKQPAREVRRQQSGLAAPPASSVNRPRLVWLVFDELDGRTAFHQRPPGLQLPEFDRLCADSLCASNAFQAGTTTMQAMTSMIVGKQTFKLQPSGPDEVLVSFQPDKPPNIPLSSQPNLFARARAAGVTTAVVGWFFPYCRVFGSALTQCVWQAAGAFSPEARPSILEAMAHQLYGLSPLQKRFEHREEHRIQVERACRAAADQSLGLVLVHLNVPHRPPIYDRRTGDYTLFSIRRDWYLDNLVLADLTLGEVRRAMEAAGVWKDTTVLVTADHALRWYVDFNTETDAHIPFLFKPAGDSPGLNYQTPFNAIATSELILAVLRGEVTDAASGARWLDQHAPRPPTLIYR
- the rlmN gene encoding 23S rRNA (adenine(2503)-C(2))-methyltransferase RlmN, whose protein sequence is MSIETRNRYLLGLDLVELTELAHEIGEPDYRAQQLYEALYRQRLASLEEVTTLPRSVRERLQQRAVDVGQPRIKKKVTAQDGTVRYLMEFGDRQSVETVWMPEGDGGEAGDGSEAGDELESESAAQGRRWRRATICLSSQVGCAVDCQFCLTAQLGMRRNLTAGEMVGQVLVVLEDQGVARERERINLVFMGMGEPFLNYESFIKSVRLLAEGVGIAESRMTVSTAGVVPRIHDLGREPVRPKLAISINASDDELRTRLMPINRKWNLEALLAAAHEFPLRPRERLTFEYVLLEGVNDQPQHARELAERLRGLRAKVNLIALNPGPGLAFVTPAEERVREFQQVLIAAGLPTFVRRPRGREIFAACGQLKRTVE